Proteins found in one Pieris napi chromosome 6, ilPieNapi1.2, whole genome shotgun sequence genomic segment:
- the LOC125050444 gene encoding WAP, Kazal, immunoglobulin, Kunitz and NTR domain-containing protein encodes MGSFAIVTLFAVVFIAAYVEAGPAGNCPMPSKIYGCSPKCHDNYDCSHGKACCPNSCNAKSCVDLAAHGGGNNDKYSQSGGAGVYCANQKCSPFEKCKLDPATKRMKCMRA; translated from the exons gTTCCTTTGCAATTGTGACATTGTTTGCTGTGGTGTTCATCGCAGCGTACGTTGAAGCAGGCC CTGCGGGCAACTGTCCAATGCCATCGAAGATCTACGGCTGCAGCCCCAAATGTCATGACAACTACGACTGCAGTCATGGCAAGGCATGTTGCCCGAACAGCTGCAATGCCAAGTCCTGCGTTGACTTAGCTGCACATGGCGGTGGAAATAATGACAAGTATTCTCAAT CTGGAGGCGCAGGAGTTTACTGCGCTAACCAAAAGTGCAGTCCCTTTGAGAAGTGCAAGTTGGATCCCGCTACTAAGAGGATGAAGTGCATGCGagcttaa